One part of the Arabidopsis thaliana chromosome 1 sequence genome encodes these proteins:
- a CDS encoding Winged helix-turn-helix transcription repressor DNA-binding protein (Winged helix-turn-helix transcription repressor DNA-binding; FUNCTIONS IN: DNA binding, sequence-specific DNA binding transcription factor activity; INVOLVED IN: regulation of transcription, DNA-dependent; LOCATED IN: endomembrane system, nucleus; EXPRESSED IN: 13 plant structures; EXPRESSED DURING: 6 growth stages; CONTAINS InterPro DOMAIN/s: Winged helix-turn-helix transcription repressor DNA-binding (InterPro:IPR011991), Heat shock factor (HSF)-type, DNA-binding (InterPro:IPR000232); BEST Arabidopsis thaliana protein match is: winged-helix DNA-binding transcription factor family protein (TAIR:AT4G13980.1); Has 1245 Blast hits to 1235 proteins in 158 species: Archae - 0; Bacteria - 0; Metazoa - 256; Fungi - 110; Plants - 743; Viruses - 0; Other Eukaryotes - 136 (source: NCBI BLink).), which produces MLKSRNPNYSKILICEVCEVLGMGYNFYMRVYEVVDDASTDAIISWSESNNSFIIWNVGEFYRRILPKYVDLGTNLSRFFSNLRSHGFKIVKGRTGVLEFGHEDFIRDKLELMKKMVSDKRKARKAAKSKARKARVQVEFLFQHLQI; this is translated from the coding sequence ATGCTAAAAtctcgaaaccctaattattcTAAGATTCTAATTTGTGAAGTTTGTGAGGTTTTAGGGATGGGTTACAATTTCTACATGAGAGTGTATGAGGTTGTTGATGATGCTTCAACGGATGCAATCATATCGTGGAGCGAAAGCAACAACAGTTTCATTATCTGGAATGTTGGAGAGTTTTACAGAAGGATTCTGCCTAAATATGTAGACTTGGGCACAAACCTCTCACGGTTTTTCTCCAACCTTCGTTCTCATGGGTTCAAAATAGTTAAAGGAAGAACTGGAGTATTGGAATTTGGACATGAAGATTTTATCAGAGATAAACTGGAGCttatgaagaagatggttAGCGATAAACGTAAAGCAAGGAAAGCTGCTAAATCCAAAGCAAGGAAAGCTAGAGTTCAAGTCGAGTTTCTCTTCCAACACTTGCAAATTTGA
- a CDS encoding filament-like protein (DUF869), giving the protein MEKRKRESSERSFGESESVSSLSEKDSEIQPESTMESRDDEIQSPTVSLEVETEKEELKDSMKTLAEKLSAALANVSAKDDLVKQHVKVAEEAVAGWEKAENEVVELKEKLEAADDKNRVLEDRVSHLDGALKECVRQLRQARDEQEQRIQDAVIERTQELQSSRTSLENQIFETATKSEELSQMAESVAKENVMLRHELLARCEELEIRTIERDLSTQAAETASKQQLDSIKKVAKLEAECRKFRMLAKSSASFNDHRSTDSHSDGGERMDVSCSDSWASSTLIEKRSLQGTSSSIELDLMGDFLEMERLVALPETPDGNGKSGPESVTEEVVVPSENSLASEIEVLTSRIKELEEKLEKLEAEKHELENEVKCNREEAVVHIENSEVLTSRTKELEEKLEKLEAEKEELKSEVKCNREKAVVHVENSLAAEIEVLTSRTKELEEQLEKLEAEKVELESEVKCNREEAVAQVENSLATEIEVLTCRIKQLEEKLEKLEVEKDELKSEVKCNREVESTLRFELEAIACEKMELENKLEKLEVEKAELQISFDIIKDKYEESQVCLQEIETKLGEIQTEMKLVNELKAEVESQTIAMEADAKTKSAKIESLEEDMRKERFAFDELRRKCEALEEEISLHKENSIKSENKEPKIKQEDIETAAGKLANCQKTIASLGKQLQSLATLEDFLTDTPIIPMAANGVSSSSNSESWKVHKNETFMTRNHPESIKPTKETSPSSSSSTASAAVSMPVSTNRGSSEKNRNGFATVFTRSKDGIHLAI; this is encoded by the exons AtggagaaaaggaagagagaatcaTCTGAGAGAAGCTTTGGTGAATCAGAGTCTGTGTCTTCACTATCTGAGAAGGATTCTGAAATTCAA CCTGAGAGTACAATGGAGTCTCGTGATGACGAGATACAATCACCAACGGTTTCTTTGGAAGTAGAAACTGAAAAGGAAGAGTTGAAAGATAGCATGAAGACTTTAGCCGAGAAACTTTCAGCTGCTCTTGCTAATGTGAGTGCTAAAGATGATCTAGTGAAGCAACATGTCAAAGTCGCTGAAGAAGCTGTCGCTG GGTGGGAGAAAGCTGAAAATGAAGTGGTTGAGTTAAAGGAGAAGCTTGAGGCTGCTGATGATAAGAATAGAGTGTTGGAAGATAGAGTAAGCCATCTTGATGGAGCTTTAAAGGAGTGTGTGAGACAGTTAAGGCAAGCAAGAGATGAACAAGAACAGAGAATTCAAGATGCTGTGATCGAGAGAACTCAGGAGTTGCAGTCTTCTAGAACCAGCCTTGAGAACCAGATTTTTGAAACTGCAACCAAGTCTGAGGAGCTTAGCCAAATGGCGGAATCTGTGGCGAAAGAAAACGTGATGCTTAGACACGAGCTTCTTGCGCGATGCGAAGAGCTAGAGATCAGAACTATTGAGAGGGATTTGAGTACCCAAGCAGCTGAAACCGCCAGCAAGCAGCAGTTAGATAGCATAAAGAAAGTGGCGAAACTTGAGGCTGAGTGCAGGAAGTTTCGGATGTTGGCTAAGTCATCAGCTTCGTTTAACGATCATCGATCTACAGATAGTCATTCTGATGGAGGGGAACGAATGGATGTGAGTTGCTCTGATTCATGGGCATCATCCACATTgattgagaagagaagccTTCAGGGAACTTCCTCTTCCATTGAACTTGATCTCATGGGTGATTTTCTTGAGATGGAACGTCTTGTAGCATTGCCTGAGACGCCAGATGGGAACGGTAAGAGTGGACCTGAATCAGTTACAGAAGAGGTTGTTGTTCCCTCAGAGAACTCGTTAGCTTCTGAAATAGAAGTACTGACTTCTCGCATTAAGGAACTTGAAGAGAAGTTGGAAAAGTTAGAAGCCGAGAAACATGAGCTCGAGAATGAAGTTAAATGTAACAGAGAAGAGGCTGTTGTTCATATAGAGAACTCAGAAGTACTGACTTCTCGAACTAAGGAACTTGAAGAAAAGTTGGAAAAGTTAGAAGCAGAGAAAGAGGAGCTCAAAAGTGAAGTTAAATGTAACAGAGAAAAGGCTGTTGTTCACGTAGAGAACTCATTGGCTGCTGAAATAGAAGTACTGACTTCTCGAACTAAGGAACTTGAAGAACAGTTGGAGAAGTTAGAAGCGGAGAAAGTTGAACTCGAAAGTGAAGTAAAATGTAACAGAGAAGAGGCTGTTGCTCAAGTAGAGAACTCGTTGGCTACTGAAATAGAAGTATTGACTTGCCGAATCAAGCAACTTGAGGAGAAGTTAGAGAAGTTGGAAGTAGAGAAAGATGAGCTCAAAAGTGAAGTTAAATGTAACAGGGAAGTGGAGAGCACATTGAGATTTGAGCTCGAAGCTATTGCTTGTGAAAAAATGGAGCTGGAAAATAAGTTGGAGAAGTTGGAAGTTGAGAAAGCTGAGCTGCAAATATCTTTTgacataatcaaagataaaTATGAAGAATCTCAAGTTTGTCTGCAAGAAATCGAGACGAAGCTGGGGGAGATACAAACGGAGATGAAACTCGTTAACGAACTAAAAGCTGAAGTAGAGTCTCAAACCATCGCAATGGAAGCAGATGCAAAGACTAAATCCGCAAAGATTGAATCTTTGGAAGAAGACATGAGAAAGGAGAGGTTTGCTTTTGATGAGCTTAGGAGAAAATGTGAGGctcttgaagaagagatctCTCTCCATAAAGAGAACTCAATCAAGAGTGAAAATAAAGAACCCAAGATCAAACAG GAAGACATAGAAACAGCTGCAGGGAAACTTGCGAATTGTCAGAAAACAATAGCTTCATTGGGGAAACAGTTGCAGTCCCTTGCAACACTTGAAGATTTCTTAACCGATACACCGATAATTCCAATGGCTGCAAATGGTGtaagcagcagcagcaactcAGAGAGTTGGAAGGTTCACAAAAACGAAACTTTCATGACAAGAAATCATCCTGAGTCCATCAAACCAACCAAAGAaacatctccatcttcttcttcttctactgcGTCTGCTGCTGTTTCAATGCCAGTTTCAACAAACCGAGGGAGTTCTGAGAAGAATCGCAATGGATTTGCAACAGTATTCACAAGAAGTAAAGACGGTATCCATCTGGCTATATAA
- a CDS encoding filament-like protein (DUF869), whose protein sequence is MESRDDEIQSPTVSLEVETEKEELKDSMKTLAEKLSAALANVSAKDDLVKQHVKVAEEAVAGWEKAENEVVELKEKLEAADDKNRVLEDRVSHLDGALKECVRQLRQARDEQEQRIQDAVIERTQELQSSRTSLENQIFETATKSEELSQMAESVAKENVMLRHELLARCEELEIRTIERDLSTQAAETASKQQLDSIKKVAKLEAECRKFRMLAKSSASFNDHRSTDSHSDGGERMDVSCSDSWASSTLIEKRSLQGTSSSIELDLMGDFLEMERLVALPETPDGNGKSGPESVTEEVVVPSENSLASEIEVLTSRIKELEEKLEKLEAEKHELENEVKCNREEAVVHIENSEVLTSRTKELEEKLEKLEAEKEELKSEVKCNREKAVVHVENSLAAEIEVLTSRTKELEEQLEKLEAEKVELESEVKCNREEAVAQVENSLATEIEVLTCRIKQLEEKLEKLEVEKDELKSEVKCNREVESTLRFELEAIACEKMELENKLEKLEVEKAELQISFDIIKDKYEESQVCLQEIETKLGEIQTEMKLVNELKAEVESQTIAMEADAKTKSAKIESLEEDMRKERFAFDELRRKCEALEEEISLHKENSIKSENKEPKIKQEDIETAAGKLANCQKTIASLGKQLQSLATLEDFLTDTPIIPMAANGVSSSSNSESWKVHKNETFMTRNHPESIKPTKETSPSSSSSTASAAVSMPVSTNRGSSEKNRNGFATVFTRSKDGIHLAI, encoded by the exons ATGGAGTCTCGTGATGACGAGATACAATCACCAACGGTTTCTTTGGAAGTAGAAACTGAAAAGGAAGAGTTGAAAGATAGCATGAAGACTTTAGCCGAGAAACTTTCAGCTGCTCTTGCTAATGTGAGTGCTAAAGATGATCTAGTGAAGCAACATGTCAAAGTCGCTGAAGAAGCTGTCGCTG GGTGGGAGAAAGCTGAAAATGAAGTGGTTGAGTTAAAGGAGAAGCTTGAGGCTGCTGATGATAAGAATAGAGTGTTGGAAGATAGAGTAAGCCATCTTGATGGAGCTTTAAAGGAGTGTGTGAGACAGTTAAGGCAAGCAAGAGATGAACAAGAACAGAGAATTCAAGATGCTGTGATCGAGAGAACTCAGGAGTTGCAGTCTTCTAGAACCAGCCTTGAGAACCAGATTTTTGAAACTGCAACCAAGTCTGAGGAGCTTAGCCAAATGGCGGAATCTGTGGCGAAAGAAAACGTGATGCTTAGACACGAGCTTCTTGCGCGATGCGAAGAGCTAGAGATCAGAACTATTGAGAGGGATTTGAGTACCCAAGCAGCTGAAACCGCCAGCAAGCAGCAGTTAGATAGCATAAAGAAAGTGGCGAAACTTGAGGCTGAGTGCAGGAAGTTTCGGATGTTGGCTAAGTCATCAGCTTCGTTTAACGATCATCGATCTACAGATAGTCATTCTGATGGAGGGGAACGAATGGATGTGAGTTGCTCTGATTCATGGGCATCATCCACATTgattgagaagagaagccTTCAGGGAACTTCCTCTTCCATTGAACTTGATCTCATGGGTGATTTTCTTGAGATGGAACGTCTTGTAGCATTGCCTGAGACGCCAGATGGGAACGGTAAGAGTGGACCTGAATCAGTTACAGAAGAGGTTGTTGTTCCCTCAGAGAACTCGTTAGCTTCTGAAATAGAAGTACTGACTTCTCGCATTAAGGAACTTGAAGAGAAGTTGGAAAAGTTAGAAGCCGAGAAACATGAGCTCGAGAATGAAGTTAAATGTAACAGAGAAGAGGCTGTTGTTCATATAGAGAACTCAGAAGTACTGACTTCTCGAACTAAGGAACTTGAAGAAAAGTTGGAAAAGTTAGAAGCAGAGAAAGAGGAGCTCAAAAGTGAAGTTAAATGTAACAGAGAAAAGGCTGTTGTTCACGTAGAGAACTCATTGGCTGCTGAAATAGAAGTACTGACTTCTCGAACTAAGGAACTTGAAGAACAGTTGGAGAAGTTAGAAGCGGAGAAAGTTGAACTCGAAAGTGAAGTAAAATGTAACAGAGAAGAGGCTGTTGCTCAAGTAGAGAACTCGTTGGCTACTGAAATAGAAGTATTGACTTGCCGAATCAAGCAACTTGAGGAGAAGTTAGAGAAGTTGGAAGTAGAGAAAGATGAGCTCAAAAGTGAAGTTAAATGTAACAGGGAAGTGGAGAGCACATTGAGATTTGAGCTCGAAGCTATTGCTTGTGAAAAAATGGAGCTGGAAAATAAGTTGGAGAAGTTGGAAGTTGAGAAAGCTGAGCTGCAAATATCTTTTgacataatcaaagataaaTATGAAGAATCTCAAGTTTGTCTGCAAGAAATCGAGACGAAGCTGGGGGAGATACAAACGGAGATGAAACTCGTTAACGAACTAAAAGCTGAAGTAGAGTCTCAAACCATCGCAATGGAAGCAGATGCAAAGACTAAATCCGCAAAGATTGAATCTTTGGAAGAAGACATGAGAAAGGAGAGGTTTGCTTTTGATGAGCTTAGGAGAAAATGTGAGGctcttgaagaagagatctCTCTCCATAAAGAGAACTCAATCAAGAGTGAAAATAAAGAACCCAAGATCAAACAG GAAGACATAGAAACAGCTGCAGGGAAACTTGCGAATTGTCAGAAAACAATAGCTTCATTGGGGAAACAGTTGCAGTCCCTTGCAACACTTGAAGATTTCTTAACCGATACACCGATAATTCCAATGGCTGCAAATGGTGtaagcagcagcagcaactcAGAGAGTTGGAAGGTTCACAAAAACGAAACTTTCATGACAAGAAATCATCCTGAGTCCATCAAACCAACCAAAGAaacatctccatcttcttcttcttctactgcGTCTGCTGCTGTTTCAATGCCAGTTTCAACAAACCGAGGGAGTTCTGAGAAGAATCGCAATGGATTTGCAACAGTATTCACAAGAAGTAAAGACGGTATCCATCTGGCTATATAA
- a CDS encoding filament-like protein (DUF869) (Plant protein of unknown function (DUF869); CONTAINS InterPro DOMAIN/s: Protein of unknown function DUF869, plant (InterPro:IPR008587); BEST Arabidopsis thaliana protein match is: Plant protein of unknown function (DUF869) (TAIR:AT1G21810.1); Has 179109 Blast hits to 86523 proteins in 3458 species: Archae - 2679; Bacteria - 35310; Metazoa - 76898; Fungi - 14876; Plants - 11116; Viruses - 700; Other Eukaryotes - 37530 (source: NCBI BLink).): MESRDDEIQSPTVSLEVETEKEELKDSMKTLAEKLSAALANVSAKDDLVKQHVKVAEEAVAGWEKAENEVVELKEKLEAADDKNRVLEDRVSHLDGALKECVRQLRQARDEQEQRIQDAVIERTQELQSSRTSLENQIFETATKSEELSQMAESVAKENVMLRHELLARCEELEIRTIERDLSTQAAETASKQQLDSIKKVAKLEAECRKFRMLAKSSASFNDHRSTDSHSDGGERMDVSCSDSWASSTLIEKRSLQGTSSSIELDLMGDFLEMERLVALPETPDGNGKSGPESVTEEVVVPSENSLASEIEVLTSRIKELEEKLEKLEAEKHELENEVKCNREEAVVHIENSEVLTSRTKELEEKLEKLEAEKEELKSEVKCNREKAVVHVENSLAAEIEVLTSRTKELEEQLEKLEAEKVELESEVKCNREEAVAQVENSLATEIEVLTCRIKQLEEKLEKLEVEKDELKSEVKCNREVESTLRFELEAIACEKMELENKLEKLEVEKAELQISFDIIKDKYEESQVCLQEIETKLGEIQTEMKLVNELKAEVESQTIAMEADAKTKSAKIESLEEDMRKERFAFDELRRKCEALEEEISLHKENSIKSENKEPKIKQVCLQSSGVS; this comes from the exons ATGGAGTCTCGTGATGACGAGATACAATCACCAACGGTTTCTTTGGAAGTAGAAACTGAAAAGGAAGAGTTGAAAGATAGCATGAAGACTTTAGCCGAGAAACTTTCAGCTGCTCTTGCTAATGTGAGTGCTAAAGATGATCTAGTGAAGCAACATGTCAAAGTCGCTGAAGAAGCTGTCGCTG GGTGGGAGAAAGCTGAAAATGAAGTGGTTGAGTTAAAGGAGAAGCTTGAGGCTGCTGATGATAAGAATAGAGTGTTGGAAGATAGAGTAAGCCATCTTGATGGAGCTTTAAAGGAGTGTGTGAGACAGTTAAGGCAAGCAAGAGATGAACAAGAACAGAGAATTCAAGATGCTGTGATCGAGAGAACTCAGGAGTTGCAGTCTTCTAGAACCAGCCTTGAGAACCAGATTTTTGAAACTGCAACCAAGTCTGAGGAGCTTAGCCAAATGGCGGAATCTGTGGCGAAAGAAAACGTGATGCTTAGACACGAGCTTCTTGCGCGATGCGAAGAGCTAGAGATCAGAACTATTGAGAGGGATTTGAGTACCCAAGCAGCTGAAACCGCCAGCAAGCAGCAGTTAGATAGCATAAAGAAAGTGGCGAAACTTGAGGCTGAGTGCAGGAAGTTTCGGATGTTGGCTAAGTCATCAGCTTCGTTTAACGATCATCGATCTACAGATAGTCATTCTGATGGAGGGGAACGAATGGATGTGAGTTGCTCTGATTCATGGGCATCATCCACATTgattgagaagagaagccTTCAGGGAACTTCCTCTTCCATTGAACTTGATCTCATGGGTGATTTTCTTGAGATGGAACGTCTTGTAGCATTGCCTGAGACGCCAGATGGGAACGGTAAGAGTGGACCTGAATCAGTTACAGAAGAGGTTGTTGTTCCCTCAGAGAACTCGTTAGCTTCTGAAATAGAAGTACTGACTTCTCGCATTAAGGAACTTGAAGAGAAGTTGGAAAAGTTAGAAGCCGAGAAACATGAGCTCGAGAATGAAGTTAAATGTAACAGAGAAGAGGCTGTTGTTCATATAGAGAACTCAGAAGTACTGACTTCTCGAACTAAGGAACTTGAAGAAAAGTTGGAAAAGTTAGAAGCAGAGAAAGAGGAGCTCAAAAGTGAAGTTAAATGTAACAGAGAAAAGGCTGTTGTTCACGTAGAGAACTCATTGGCTGCTGAAATAGAAGTACTGACTTCTCGAACTAAGGAACTTGAAGAACAGTTGGAGAAGTTAGAAGCGGAGAAAGTTGAACTCGAAAGTGAAGTAAAATGTAACAGAGAAGAGGCTGTTGCTCAAGTAGAGAACTCGTTGGCTACTGAAATAGAAGTATTGACTTGCCGAATCAAGCAACTTGAGGAGAAGTTAGAGAAGTTGGAAGTAGAGAAAGATGAGCTCAAAAGTGAAGTTAAATGTAACAGGGAAGTGGAGAGCACATTGAGATTTGAGCTCGAAGCTATTGCTTGTGAAAAAATGGAGCTGGAAAATAAGTTGGAGAAGTTGGAAGTTGAGAAAGCTGAGCTGCAAATATCTTTTgacataatcaaagataaaTATGAAGAATCTCAAGTTTGTCTGCAAGAAATCGAGACGAAGCTGGGGGAGATACAAACGGAGATGAAACTCGTTAACGAACTAAAAGCTGAAGTAGAGTCTCAAACCATCGCAATGGAAGCAGATGCAAAGACTAAATCCGCAAAGATTGAATCTTTGGAAGAAGACATGAGAAAGGAGAGGTTTGCTTTTGATGAGCTTAGGAGAAAATGTGAGGctcttgaagaagagatctCTCTCCATAAAGAGAACTCAATCAAGAGTGAAAATAAAGAACCCAAGATCAAACAGGTCTGTCTCCAAAGTTCAGGTGTTAGTTAA